Proteins encoded together in one Acidobacteriota bacterium window:
- a CDS encoding glycosyltransferase family 4 protein: MGKIELKFLLLSFYFPPDISAGSFRATALVDSLRKLAPDGSRVDVITTLPNRYSSFAAEAPLMEEHGNVRIFRIAVPKHQSGMLDQSMAFYTFFRRAVRLAAVQRYDIVIATSSRLMTAFLGAWIARRKAAKLYLDIRDIFVYMVRDMLPRGIAWAIAPVFSVVEKWTIRRAEKVNLVSAGFSEYFSSRYPHQRFSFFTNGIDDEFLEVAPTSALALGQATEGQPLRVLYAGNVGESQGLHAVVPQLAKSMGSRIQFRIIGDGGRKHVLEDALKALGVTNVELLPPMNREHLLTAYRAADILFLHLNDRDAFTRVLPSKIFEYAASGKPIWAGVSGYAEKFLKTQVSNSAVFHPCDIQGAVRAFDTLRIQDIPRNEFVAEYARTNVTRKLAADIIAVAGSSDR, translated from the coding sequence ATGGGAAAGATCGAGTTGAAGTTCCTGTTACTCAGCTTCTATTTTCCGCCCGACATAAGTGCGGGGTCCTTTCGGGCGACGGCACTCGTCGATTCGCTTCGCAAGCTTGCACCCGATGGTTCTCGGGTAGACGTGATCACGACGCTACCCAACCGATATTCTTCATTTGCGGCCGAGGCACCGTTGATGGAAGAGCACGGGAACGTGCGGATCTTCCGTATCGCCGTGCCGAAGCACCAAAGTGGCATGCTGGACCAGTCGATGGCATTCTACACATTCTTCCGTAGGGCCGTTAGACTGGCGGCGGTCCAAAGATACGATATCGTCATTGCGACGTCCTCACGACTGATGACGGCCTTCTTGGGAGCTTGGATCGCGCGGCGGAAGGCCGCGAAGCTCTATCTCGACATTCGGGACATCTTCGTCTACATGGTCAGGGACATGCTGCCGCGCGGCATTGCGTGGGCCATTGCACCGGTCTTTTCAGTGGTGGAGAAGTGGACGATCCGACGCGCCGAGAAGGTTAACCTGGTCTCGGCAGGTTTCTCGGAATATTTCAGTTCTCGATATCCACACCAGCGATTCTCTTTCTTTACGAATGGCATCGACGACGAGTTTCTGGAAGTTGCGCCAACCAGCGCTCTCGCGCTCGGCCAGGCGACCGAGGGTCAGCCGCTCCGAGTGCTTTACGCCGGCAATGTAGGAGAGAGTCAGGGGTTGCACGCGGTTGTGCCTCAACTTGCCAAGTCGATGGGATCCCGCATTCAGTTCAGGATTATCGGAGACGGGGGCCGCAAGCACGTACTTGAGGACGCCCTGAAAGCACTCGGTGTGACGAACGTGGAGCTGCTCCCGCCCATGAACCGTGAACACCTCCTCACGGCCTACCGTGCAGCGGATATCTTGTTCCTGCACTTGAACGACCGCGACGCCTTTACACGAGTGCTACCTTCGAAGATCTTTGAGTATGCTGCCTCGGGTAAACCAATTTGGGCTGGCGTGTCTGGTTACGCCGAGAAGTTTCTCAAGACACAAGTCAGCAACTCGGCCGTCTTTCATCCGTGTGACATACAAGGCGCAGTGCGAGCGTTCGATACATTGCGCATACAGGACATTCCCCGAAACGAGTTTGTGGCTGAGTACGCCCGAACGAATGTCACCCGCAAGCTGGCAGCGGACATAATTGCCGTGGCCGGCAGCAGCGATCGATGA
- a CDS encoding alginate lyase family protein, translating into MRLLLNYWHTLRYLKPVQFYGRMQLCVVRPRVDLRAAPPLRMLCGRDWVTPAHRSPNLLGPERFCFLNETHDLADHGWDDPALEKLWLYNLHYFGDLNASGASARSKWHRALLVRWVLENPPTVGTGWESYPTSLRIVNWIKWALNGNVLPSECVQSLAVQVRWLSRRLEFHLLGNHLFSNAKALVFAGLFFDGPEADAWLARGVCILEKEVREQILSDGGQFERSTMYHALALEDILDLCNVTTVFTEAIPARWHAALADWRERVDPMRDWLAVMSHPDCEISYFNDSAMGIAPASSELQRYAADLGRSSRPAPRRGITHLAASGYIRVEQGGAVAMLDVGRIGPDYIPGHAHADTLSFELSLFGQRVFVNSGTSCYGQSAERSRQRGTSAHNTVVVDGQDSSEMWAGFRVARRARPVGLEIETDGNIAVRCAHDGYRRLPGKVDHLRHWSFRENTLEVDDRIVGSCEHAEARFHLHPSIRLAKQCVTSSGSAETTLLLPQGQRVRLHVEGGRLREEAASWHPEFGRSEPSVCLVVELTCAMLRTSLGWERSS; encoded by the coding sequence ATGCGACTGCTGCTGAACTACTGGCACACGCTTCGATACCTGAAGCCCGTCCAGTTCTACGGGCGGATGCAGTTATGCGTGGTTAGACCGCGTGTCGACCTGCGGGCAGCCCCGCCGTTGCGTATGCTGTGCGGCCGTGACTGGGTGACCCCGGCGCATCGCAGCCCGAACTTGCTTGGACCCGAGCGCTTCTGCTTCTTGAACGAGACGCACGATCTGGCTGACCATGGCTGGGATGACCCGGCGCTGGAGAAACTCTGGCTGTACAACCTCCACTACTTCGGCGACCTCAACGCGTCAGGTGCGAGTGCACGATCGAAGTGGCATCGGGCCCTGTTGGTGCGTTGGGTGCTGGAGAATCCTCCGACTGTAGGCACGGGATGGGAATCGTATCCTACCTCCCTACGGATCGTGAACTGGATCAAATGGGCGCTGAACGGCAACGTGCTGCCTTCGGAGTGCGTCCAGAGTCTCGCGGTGCAGGTTCGCTGGCTTTCCCGACGGTTGGAGTTTCATCTTCTGGGGAACCACCTGTTTTCCAATGCCAAGGCGTTGGTTTTTGCCGGGTTGTTCTTTGATGGGCCCGAGGCAGATGCGTGGTTGGCAAGGGGTGTGTGCATCCTGGAGAAGGAGGTTCGAGAGCAGATCCTGTCTGACGGCGGCCAATTCGAACGCAGCACGATGTATCACGCATTGGCGCTGGAAGACATTTTGGACTTGTGTAATGTGACCACTGTGTTCACGGAGGCGATCCCCGCGCGCTGGCACGCGGCGCTTGCGGACTGGAGGGAGAGGGTCGACCCTATGCGCGATTGGCTCGCGGTGATGTCCCATCCTGACTGCGAGATCAGTTACTTCAATGATTCGGCCATGGGCATAGCGCCCGCCTCAAGTGAGCTTCAGCGGTATGCAGCAGACTTGGGGCGCTCAAGTCGACCTGCCCCACGCCGGGGTATCACGCATCTTGCAGCCAGTGGATACATCCGGGTTGAGCAGGGCGGGGCTGTGGCAATGCTCGATGTTGGGAGGATTGGCCCGGATTACATTCCAGGTCACGCGCACGCTGACACGCTTTCTTTCGAGTTGTCTCTCTTTGGACAGCGAGTCTTTGTCAATTCGGGCACTTCTTGCTATGGGCAGAGCGCTGAGCGATCGCGGCAGCGCGGGACGTCGGCGCACAACACGGTCGTCGTGGATGGTCAGGATTCCTCGGAGATGTGGGCCGGTTTTCGCGTCGCGCGGCGGGCGCGGCCAGTGGGGCTCGAGATAGAGACTGACGGGAACATTGCGGTGCGCTGTGCGCACGACGGCTACCGGCGTTTGCCTGGCAAGGTAGATCATCTGCGGCACTGGTCGTTCCGAGAGAACACGCTGGAAGTTGACGATCGCATTGTCGGAAGCTGTGAACACGCCGAAGCGCGGTTTCATCTGCATCCGTCTATCAGGCTCGCTAAACAATGTGTGACTTCCAGTGGAAGTGCAGAGACGACATTGCTGCTGCCCCAGGGCCAACGCGTCCGCCTTCACGTTGAAGGCGGCAGACTGAGAGAGGAGGCCGCCAGTTGGCACCCGGAGTTCGGTCGTAGCGAGCCTAGCGTATGTCTGGTTGTAGAGCTCACTTGTGCGATGCTTCGCACCAGCCTTGGATGGGAAAGATCGAGTTGA
- the wecB gene encoding UDP-N-acetylglucosamine 2-epimerase (non-hydrolyzing), with protein sequence MHVLHVVGARPNFMKAAPVYRGLERLAVRQTLVHTGQHYDDRMCTVFFDELGLPKPDVDLGVGSGTHALQTAAVMERFEPVVLGTQPTWVVVYGDVNSTVAAALVCSKLGIRVAHVEAGLRSWDRTMPEEINRLVTDQLADLLLTHSPECEDNLAREGVDRSKVKFVGNTMIDTLVRLLPKAVVSWPDLRRSLGLEDYALVTLHRPSNVDSPDRLALIMAALEQISHSIRVVFPVHPRTRAQLNAQDLIPPVQVTLLEPQGYLAFLSLQAHARVVITDSGGVQEETTYLEVPCLTLRANTERPVTIAEGTNRLLRDDPASIVPAVASVLNDWKPNGRRPALWDGHAGDRIAGLLAVK encoded by the coding sequence ATGCACGTTCTTCACGTCGTTGGCGCCCGCCCGAATTTCATGAAGGCCGCACCCGTGTACCGCGGGCTGGAGAGGCTGGCCGTCCGTCAAACGCTGGTACACACCGGACAGCACTACGACGATCGAATGTGCACCGTGTTCTTCGATGAGCTTGGCCTCCCGAAACCGGACGTCGATTTGGGTGTCGGATCGGGAACCCACGCCCTCCAGACAGCCGCCGTGATGGAGCGGTTCGAACCGGTCGTGCTGGGCACCCAACCGACCTGGGTGGTTGTGTATGGCGACGTGAATTCGACCGTTGCCGCAGCGCTCGTCTGCTCCAAGCTCGGTATTCGTGTAGCGCACGTGGAGGCGGGACTCCGATCGTGGGATCGAACCATGCCCGAGGAGATCAACCGCCTGGTCACCGACCAACTGGCCGATCTCTTGCTGACGCACTCTCCGGAGTGCGAAGACAATCTGGCTCGAGAGGGAGTAGACCGCAGCAAGGTCAAATTCGTCGGAAACACGATGATCGACACACTGGTCCGGCTCCTCCCAAAGGCCGTGGTGTCATGGCCAGATCTCCGCCGGTCTCTTGGTCTTGAGGACTATGCCCTGGTCACGTTGCATCGACCATCCAACGTCGACAGCCCCGATCGGCTCGCCCTGATCATGGCGGCGCTCGAACAGATCAGTCATTCGATTCGCGTCGTCTTTCCGGTGCACCCCCGGACAAGGGCGCAACTGAACGCACAGGACCTGATCCCGCCAGTGCAAGTCACGCTGTTGGAACCTCAGGGTTACCTGGCTTTCTTGTCGCTCCAGGCTCACGCGCGTGTGGTCATCACCGACTCGGGAGGCGTGCAGGAGGAGACGACCTATCTCGAAGTCCCGTGTCTCACGCTGCGTGCCAACACGGAGCGGCCCGTGACAATCGCAGAAGGAACAAACCGGCTGCTGCGCGACGATCCGGCCTCGATCGTCCCCGCGGTGGCCTCGGTCCTCAACGACTGGAAGCCGAACGGCCGAAGACCCGCGTTGTGGGACGGCCACGCCGGTGACCGAATCGCGGGGTTGCTCGCGGTGAAGTGA
- a CDS encoding bi-domain-containing oxidoreductase, with protein MKQLVQDISTGKALVIDAPAPLPDPGQVLIEVAASVVSPGTERSLVSFGEKNLVSKALARPDLVRQVLAKVSRDGLINTMSAVQQQLAEPLALGYAVSGIVREVGCDVTEFKPGDRVAAAGGGYAVHAEAVVVPENLVVAIPDALDYESAAFATIGAIALQGIRLSEVALGEAVGVIGLGLLGLLTIQQLKAAGCQVFCVDPKPERAQLAGEIGATAAGTTPEEFIQFCETGTNGRGVDAVLITADTSSSAPVALAAQVARDRARVIVVGAVGLAIPRKPYFEKELIFRVSRSYGPGRYDSSYEEKGQDYPIGYVRWTERRNMEAVVALLADGRIDPRPLVTHRIPIEEGARAYDVITGRTKEPSLGVLLTYPGFGRSDRATVRRIDVSAGASSGAATGRVRVGLIGAGLFAKGVLLPVIKKDARTEFVAVCSASGKSSRLTADRFHFRYCCTDWKAITNDANVNTVVIATRHHLHAEQTTAALQAGKHVFVEKPLCVSAEELDAIGRVYRDVVARRAAPVLMVGLNRRFAPMAVALRQFMKNVAEPLAIHYRVNGGRIPLSHWTQDPAQGGGRVVGEMVHFIDWAIWMADDQPTHVYARATANGGIYNNDNVALTLRFRRGSVAQVLYLANGGRALGKERIEVHGGGKSAVLDDFGRLELAGGSSRRRERAYLKRDKGHAAGWRGFADAVANGGPSPIPFDQIEVTMRAVFATLQSIQQKREIELLP; from the coding sequence ATGAAACAACTGGTGCAGGACATCAGCACCGGCAAAGCGCTGGTCATCGACGCGCCGGCACCGCTTCCCGATCCGGGACAGGTGCTGATCGAGGTCGCCGCGTCGGTCGTGTCGCCGGGTACCGAGCGGTCACTGGTCAGCTTCGGCGAGAAGAACCTCGTTTCGAAGGCGCTGGCGCGCCCGGATCTGGTCCGCCAGGTGCTGGCGAAAGTCAGTCGCGACGGGCTGATCAATACGATGAGCGCCGTGCAGCAGCAACTCGCCGAACCGCTGGCCCTTGGCTACGCCGTAAGCGGTATCGTCAGAGAAGTCGGTTGTGACGTCACTGAATTCAAACCGGGGGATCGCGTCGCGGCGGCGGGCGGCGGGTACGCGGTCCACGCCGAGGCCGTGGTCGTGCCCGAGAACCTCGTAGTCGCCATTCCCGACGCTCTCGATTACGAATCGGCCGCCTTCGCGACGATCGGCGCCATCGCGCTTCAGGGCATCCGATTGAGCGAGGTGGCACTCGGTGAGGCCGTTGGCGTGATCGGTCTCGGACTCCTCGGCCTGCTGACTATCCAACAGCTCAAAGCCGCCGGTTGCCAGGTGTTCTGTGTCGATCCCAAACCCGAGCGCGCGCAACTGGCAGGCGAAATCGGCGCGACGGCCGCCGGCACGACGCCCGAGGAGTTCATCCAGTTCTGCGAGACGGGGACCAACGGCCGCGGCGTCGATGCGGTCCTCATTACGGCCGATACCAGCAGCAGCGCCCCGGTGGCGCTGGCGGCGCAGGTGGCACGCGACCGCGCACGAGTGATCGTCGTGGGGGCAGTGGGACTCGCAATTCCGCGAAAGCCCTATTTCGAAAAGGAGCTGATATTCCGCGTCTCTCGGTCGTACGGTCCGGGTCGCTACGACTCCAGCTACGAGGAGAAGGGGCAGGACTACCCGATTGGGTACGTGCGATGGACCGAGCGACGCAACATGGAAGCGGTCGTCGCACTTCTTGCCGACGGCAGGATAGATCCCCGGCCGCTCGTGACCCACCGTATTCCCATCGAAGAAGGCGCGCGGGCCTACGACGTCATCACGGGTCGCACCAAGGAACCGTCCCTCGGCGTGCTGCTGACCTACCCCGGGTTCGGCCGCAGCGATAGGGCTACTGTTCGCAGGATCGATGTCTCCGCCGGCGCCAGTTCCGGTGCGGCGACCGGTCGGGTGAGAGTCGGGCTGATTGGCGCAGGCCTGTTCGCGAAGGGGGTGCTCCTGCCCGTCATCAAGAAGGACGCGCGCACTGAGTTCGTGGCGGTGTGTTCAGCCTCTGGTAAGTCCTCTCGTCTGACGGCGGACCGGTTCCACTTCAGGTATTGCTGCACCGACTGGAAGGCCATCACGAACGACGCGAACGTCAACACTGTCGTGATTGCGACGCGCCATCATCTGCATGCCGAGCAAACCACGGCCGCCTTGCAGGCGGGAAAGCACGTGTTCGTTGAGAAGCCACTCTGCGTGAGCGCGGAGGAGCTCGATGCCATTGGCCGCGTCTACCGCGACGTCGTCGCTCGACGCGCCGCCCCCGTCCTCATGGTGGGCCTTAATCGCCGATTCGCGCCTATGGCGGTGGCTCTTCGCCAGTTCATGAAGAACGTGGCGGAACCGCTGGCGATTCACTATCGCGTCAATGGAGGCCGAATCCCGCTCAGTCATTGGACTCAGGACCCGGCCCAGGGAGGGGGCCGCGTCGTTGGAGAGATGGTTCACTTCATCGATTGGGCCATCTGGATGGCCGACGATCAGCCTACCCACGTGTATGCCAGGGCGACCGCCAATGGTGGCATCTACAACAATGACAACGTCGCGCTGACGCTGCGTTTTCGAAGAGGATCCGTCGCCCAGGTGCTGTACCTCGCGAACGGCGGCCGGGCGTTGGGCAAGGAGCGTATCGAAGTGCACGGCGGCGGGAAGAGCGCCGTGCTGGACGATTTCGGCAGGCTGGAGCTTGCCGGAGGATCGAGCCGCAGACGGGAGCGCGCGTACCTCAAGCGCGACAAAGGCCACGCTGCAGGCTGGAGAGGTTTCGCCGACGCGGTCGCCAATGGTGGCCCCTCTCCGATTCCTTTCGACCAGATTGAGGTCACCATGCGGGCGGTATTCGCCACGCTTCAGAGCATCCAGCAGAAGCGCGAAATCGAGTTGTTGCCTTAG
- the asnB gene encoding asparagine synthase (glutamine-hydrolyzing) — MCGVCGFVGDYSSARLDRMMAVIEHRGPDDHGRFWTPIRNGAQAVGLGSRRLSILDLSAAARMPITTDDGSLTIVFNGEIYNYRALRDHLEGKGHRFRTHSDTEAVLYLYQEYGPESVKRLNGMFAIAIWDSRREELFLARDHFGIKPLYYTERGRGLSFASEVKALTQLPDVPAELDIAALHQYLTFLWVPDPATAFKGVEKLPAGHWARWKHGCLHVEQFWDLTFPERGHAFPGRHEDLAREVNRRFLQAARAQLQSDVPVGAFLSAGMDSTAIVAAVADQGSAPLRTFTIAFPDRHRVGETTLDDTKVAARTAKHFGCEHTEILVEPDVVSLLPKLVWHMDEPVADPAAITAFMVCREAHRDVKVLLSGIGGDEVFAGYRRHVGHYLAERYRRLPASLRRRVIEPSILALPSLRGTPLKGWVRLAKKLARSGSLSPEDGFITHFVYLSDEQKRGLYSPDVREATRDLDAWHQHRRHFKNIAHADFLNQMLYLETKTFMVSLNLTYNDKMSMASSVEVRVPFLDWEFVDWCSWNIAPEFKLRDGTTKWILREAMANTIPTEVFAQKKAGFGAPHDVWLAHELREMVDDVLSERSVRQRGLFEPKAVRNLVNRHRKGDADLSLPIWSLLTLELWHRQFVDGKTS, encoded by the coding sequence ATGTGCGGTGTGTGTGGATTCGTCGGCGACTACTCGAGCGCCCGGCTCGATCGGATGATGGCCGTCATCGAGCACCGGGGCCCCGACGACCACGGGAGATTCTGGACTCCTATCCGCAACGGGGCCCAGGCGGTAGGGTTGGGGTCACGCCGCCTCTCTATCCTCGATCTGTCCGCCGCTGCGCGCATGCCCATCACCACGGATGACGGGTCGCTGACGATTGTCTTCAACGGCGAGATCTACAACTACCGCGCACTCCGGGACCACCTCGAGGGCAAGGGTCATCGATTCCGGACGCACAGCGACACCGAGGCGGTCCTGTATCTCTACCAGGAGTACGGACCAGAGAGTGTCAAGCGGCTCAATGGAATGTTTGCGATCGCCATCTGGGACTCCCGGCGCGAGGAGTTGTTTCTGGCGCGCGATCACTTCGGGATCAAGCCGCTCTACTACACCGAGCGCGGGAGAGGACTCAGTTTCGCATCGGAAGTCAAAGCGCTGACTCAACTTCCAGATGTTCCGGCGGAACTCGATATCGCAGCGCTCCATCAGTACCTGACATTCCTGTGGGTGCCCGATCCGGCGACCGCGTTCAAGGGTGTGGAGAAGTTGCCAGCCGGTCATTGGGCGCGGTGGAAGCACGGCTGTCTGCACGTAGAACAGTTCTGGGATCTCACGTTTCCAGAACGTGGCCACGCGTTTCCCGGACGCCACGAAGACCTCGCCAGGGAAGTGAATCGACGATTCCTGCAGGCCGCCCGGGCGCAGTTGCAGAGCGACGTGCCGGTCGGTGCCTTTCTCAGTGCAGGGATGGATTCGACCGCCATCGTCGCAGCGGTCGCTGACCAGGGGAGCGCACCGCTGCGAACATTCACTATCGCGTTTCCCGACCGTCACCGGGTTGGCGAAACCACGCTGGACGATACGAAGGTGGCCGCTCGGACCGCCAAACACTTCGGCTGCGAGCATACCGAGATTCTCGTCGAACCCGACGTCGTCAGCCTGCTTCCGAAACTGGTCTGGCACATGGACGAACCCGTCGCCGACCCCGCGGCGATCACGGCGTTTATGGTGTGTCGGGAGGCGCATCGTGACGTCAAGGTCCTGCTCTCCGGCATTGGAGGGGACGAAGTCTTTGCCGGTTATCGCCGTCACGTCGGTCACTACCTCGCCGAGCGATATCGTCGCCTTCCCGCGTCACTACGGAGGCGCGTGATCGAACCATCGATACTGGCCCTGCCGTCGCTGCGCGGAACGCCCCTGAAAGGCTGGGTGAGACTGGCGAAGAAACTGGCCCGCAGCGGTTCGCTGTCACCGGAAGACGGTTTCATCACGCACTTCGTCTACCTGTCTGACGAACAGAAGCGCGGCCTCTACTCGCCCGACGTGCGCGAAGCCACTCGAGATCTCGACGCGTGGCATCAACACCGTCGCCATTTCAAGAACATCGCACACGCGGACTTCTTGAATCAGATGCTCTATCTCGAAACCAAGACGTTCATGGTCAGTTTGAACCTCACCTACAACGACAAGATGAGCATGGCCTCATCAGTGGAAGTGCGGGTACCCTTTCTGGATTGGGAATTTGTCGACTGGTGTTCGTGGAACATCGCGCCCGAATTCAAACTGAGAGATGGGACGACCAAATGGATTCTACGGGAGGCCATGGCGAACACGATTCCCACGGAGGTCTTCGCTCAGAAGAAGGCCGGATTTGGCGCACCGCACGATGTGTGGCTGGCTCACGAACTGCGCGAGATGGTGGATGACGTGCTGTCGGAACGGTCCGTCCGCCAACGCGGCCTGTTTGAACCGAAGGCCGTGCGGAATCTTGTGAATCGACATCGGAAGGGCGACGCGGACCTGTCGCTTCCGATCTGGTCTTTGCTCACGCTCGAACTCTGGCACCGACAATTCGTGGACGGCAAGACATCATGA
- a CDS encoding O-antigen ligase family protein → MSHSRLVRFVAAAELPLIIAIAPLLLFPTPGRLTALAAVPVIWLSAKTTSGRFIPHTPVNSALWLLLAMVGISLGATSSVQGSLGKVSGVVLGALLFWAITRWMTMPWRLKAGTAVFLIAGACLAVIGLLAAPDNFSMASWPWLRRLVLRLGGAEVHPNPVAGCLTLFVPLQIALLAAGSHRWMRPRPSSDSAGVSLVVLQIALLGLTLGTLLSMRSRGAWAGLAVATVAFLMWYGRRTRMVAAVSGAALALAMTLPSPRNVLDSQTFSKAGASLLDSVSIRVGLWSKALDGIRDSPLTGLGMNTFRKVMPVRYPLSSPPAFPNADVAHAHDNFLQAALDLGIPGLVAYVSLCIVSLVLLVMVYRHSEDRVYRVMAGGLGAGLIAYFVFGITDAIPLGSKLGVLFWLTLAVTVALHRVALMGEWSHEAAGRDGVSVQAAVQSRSAL, encoded by the coding sequence ATGAGCCATTCTCGTCTTGTTCGATTCGTCGCCGCAGCCGAACTGCCCCTGATTATCGCAATCGCGCCACTGCTGCTCTTCCCGACTCCGGGACGCCTCACGGCACTAGCGGCCGTTCCAGTCATATGGTTGAGTGCGAAGACCACCAGCGGTCGGTTCATTCCCCACACGCCCGTCAATTCGGCGCTGTGGCTCCTGCTCGCCATGGTCGGCATCAGCCTGGGTGCAACATCGAGCGTACAAGGGAGCTTGGGCAAGGTCTCGGGGGTGGTTCTCGGCGCGCTGCTGTTCTGGGCGATCACGCGATGGATGACCATGCCGTGGCGACTGAAGGCTGGCACGGCGGTCTTTCTGATCGCCGGCGCCTGCCTGGCCGTGATCGGACTGCTTGCCGCGCCCGATAACTTCAGCATGGCGTCGTGGCCCTGGTTGCGGCGCCTTGTCCTCCGCCTGGGTGGTGCCGAGGTTCACCCTAACCCGGTGGCCGGCTGCCTGACGCTGTTCGTGCCCTTACAGATCGCCTTGCTCGCCGCGGGCTCGCATCGGTGGATGCGGCCACGGCCCAGCAGCGACTCGGCTGGCGTGTCGCTCGTAGTTCTTCAGATCGCCCTCCTGGGCCTGACATTGGGCACGCTGCTCTCCATGCGTTCCCGCGGTGCCTGGGCTGGACTGGCCGTCGCGACTGTCGCCTTTCTGATGTGGTACGGCCGCCGGACTCGAATGGTGGCAGCGGTCTCTGGCGCTGCACTGGCCCTCGCTATGACGCTGCCGTCGCCGCGGAACGTTCTTGACAGTCAGACGTTCAGCAAGGCGGGAGCGAGCCTGCTGGACAGCGTCTCGATTCGAGTCGGACTCTGGTCCAAAGCCCTTGATGGCATCAGGGATTCTCCGTTGACCGGGCTGGGGATGAACACATTTCGAAAGGTGATGCCGGTTCGGTACCCCTTGTCCTCTCCACCGGCATTTCCAAACGCCGACGTGGCTCACGCCCACGACAACTTCCTGCAGGCGGCGCTTGATCTCGGGATCCCGGGTCTTGTCGCCTACGTGTCGCTCTGCATTGTCTCGCTTGTGCTGCTCGTGATGGTCTACCGCCATTCCGAGGATCGGGTGTACCGGGTCATGGCTGGCGGCCTCGGTGCTGGCCTGATTGCCTATTTCGTGTTCGGCATCACGGACGCCATCCCTTTGGGCTCGAAGCTCGGCGTTCTCTTTTGGCTCACGTTGGCCGTGACGGTGGCTCTCCACCGCGTTGCATTGATGGGAGAGTGGAGCCACGAAGCCGCTGGTCGGGATGGGGTGTCCGTTCAGGCGGCGGTTCAATCCAGAAGTGCGTTGTAG
- a CDS encoding glycosyltransferase family 4 protein, with protein MDILSRRGLPGDFRVEVVNTSAPGRKMHAATSFSARELRRNTGILAKLAKALLVFRPDIVHINCSLARTGIVRDWTCAAAAHVGRARVLTHYHGSIAQFVKEPGIHVNLLHRLMVRSQVNIVSNTPDLEYVHRTSPARDGAFYLPNYVDAEQFFPSRPVPNPADRARRQGIYVGALTQQKGALDVVEVARRRPDIDFTLVSASVVDSFKPAMESLPQNVTLRVNLTNDELTQALRESTFFIFLSYHEGFPLAVTEAMCSGLPVIATNVGSVPEMIDEGKGGELCSPGDVDGALAALDRFVAAGRFRDMGEHNRRKALAHFTFDVVGPRLVEIYNALLD; from the coding sequence ATGGACATTCTCAGCCGAAGGGGCCTGCCAGGCGACTTCCGCGTCGAGGTTGTGAACACCAGCGCTCCAGGCCGGAAGATGCATGCCGCGACTTCCTTCAGCGCAAGAGAACTGCGCAGGAACACCGGCATCTTGGCGAAACTGGCGAAAGCGCTGTTGGTCTTCCGGCCGGACATCGTGCATATCAACTGTAGTTTGGCGCGTACTGGCATCGTTCGCGACTGGACGTGCGCAGCTGCTGCGCACGTTGGCCGCGCGAGGGTGCTGACCCATTACCACGGCAGCATTGCGCAGTTCGTGAAGGAACCGGGCATCCACGTCAATCTGCTACACCGCCTGATGGTCAGGTCGCAAGTGAACATCGTCAGCAATACCCCCGACCTGGAGTACGTGCATCGGACCAGTCCCGCGAGAGATGGGGCGTTCTATTTGCCGAACTATGTGGACGCCGAGCAGTTCTTTCCGTCCAGGCCAGTGCCGAACCCGGCCGATCGCGCGCGACGGCAAGGGATCTATGTTGGCGCCTTGACACAGCAAAAGGGGGCGCTTGATGTCGTGGAAGTGGCACGCCGGCGGCCCGACATCGATTTCACTCTCGTCAGTGCGTCGGTCGTTGATTCGTTCAAACCCGCAATGGAGTCCCTGCCGCAGAACGTGACGCTGCGGGTCAACTTGACGAATGACGAATTGACACAGGCGCTGCGCGAAAGCACGTTCTTCATCTTCCTTTCTTACCACGAGGGTTTTCCGCTCGCGGTCACGGAGGCGATGTGCTCGGGGTTGCCAGTGATCGCTACGAACGTCGGATCGGTGCCTGAGATGATCGATGAAGGAAAAGGGGGGGAACTCTGTTCACCTGGCGACGTTGATGGCGCGCTCGCCGCGCTCGACAGGTTCGTGGCCGCAGGGCGCTTCCGCGACATGGGGGAGCACAACCGCCGCAAGGCCCTCGCTCATTTCACGTTTGACGTCGTGGGGCCAAGACTGGTGGAGATCTACAACGCACTTCTGGATTGA